The following coding sequences lie in one Aquabacterium olei genomic window:
- the ahcY gene encoding adenosylhomocysteinase — MNAVLKPLPSDQYVVADLSLADWGRKELTIAEHEMPALMAIRKEYAATQPLKGARITGSLHMTIQTGVLVETLQALGAEVRWASCNIFSTQDHAAAALVAAGTPVFAYKGETLEDYWDYTHRIFEFGAKGTPGEGPNMILDDGGDATMLMHLGKAAEKDQSVLANPGSEEERVLFAAIKAKLAVDSTWYSRKGAEIIGVTEETTTGVHRLNEMSAKGTLMFRAINVNDSVTKSKFDNLYGCRESLVDGIKRATDVMIAGKIAVVAGYGDVGKGSAQALRALSAQVWVTEIDPINALQAAMEGYRVVTMDYAADKADIFVTATGNKSVITYKHMEAMKENAIVCNIGHFDNEIDVAEAEAKCKWEEIKPQVDHVIFPDGKRIIMLAKGRLVNLGCATGHPSYVMSSSFANQTIAQIELYAHQDAYDVGKVYVLPKHLDEKVARLQLVTLNAQLTELTDEQAAYIGVPKQGPYKPDTYRY; from the coding sequence ATGAACGCTGTTCTCAAACCCCTGCCTTCCGACCAGTACGTGGTCGCCGACCTGTCGCTGGCCGACTGGGGTCGCAAGGAGCTGACCATCGCCGAGCACGAGATGCCCGCGCTGATGGCCATCCGCAAGGAATACGCCGCCACGCAGCCGCTCAAGGGCGCGCGCATCACCGGCTCGCTGCACATGACCATCCAGACCGGCGTGCTGGTCGAAACCCTGCAGGCCCTGGGCGCCGAAGTGCGCTGGGCGTCGTGCAACATCTTCTCGACCCAGGACCACGCCGCCGCCGCCTTGGTGGCCGCCGGCACGCCCGTGTTCGCCTACAAGGGCGAGACGCTGGAAGACTACTGGGATTACACGCACCGCATCTTCGAATTCGGCGCCAAGGGCACGCCGGGCGAAGGCCCGAACATGATCCTGGATGACGGTGGCGACGCCACCATGCTGATGCACCTGGGCAAGGCCGCCGAGAAGGACCAGAGCGTGCTGGCCAACCCCGGCAGCGAGGAAGAGCGCGTGCTGTTCGCTGCGATCAAGGCCAAGCTGGCCGTCGACAGCACCTGGTACAGCCGCAAGGGCGCCGAGATCATCGGCGTGACCGAAGAGACCACGACCGGCGTGCACCGCCTCAACGAGATGAGCGCCAAGGGCACGCTGATGTTCCGTGCCATCAACGTGAACGACTCGGTGACCAAGTCGAAGTTCGACAACCTCTACGGCTGCCGTGAGTCGCTGGTCGACGGCATCAAGCGCGCCACCGACGTGATGATCGCCGGCAAGATCGCCGTGGTCGCCGGCTACGGTGACGTGGGCAAGGGCTCGGCCCAGGCCCTGCGCGCGCTCAGCGCCCAGGTGTGGGTGACCGAGATCGACCCGATCAACGCGCTGCAGGCCGCCATGGAAGGCTACCGCGTCGTCACGATGGACTACGCCGCCGACAAGGCCGACATCTTCGTGACCGCCACCGGCAACAAGAGCGTGATCACCTACAAGCACATGGAAGCGATGAAGGAAAACGCCATCGTGTGCAACATCGGTCACTTCGACAACGAGATCGATGTGGCCGAGGCCGAAGCCAAGTGCAAGTGGGAAGAGATCAAGCCGCAGGTCGACCACGTCATCTTCCCCGATGGCAAGCGCATCATCATGCTGGCCAAGGGCCGCCTGGTGAACCTGGGCTGCGCCACCGGCCACCCGAGCTACGTGATGTCGTCGAGCTTTGCGAACCAGACGATCGCCCAGATCGAGCTGTACGCGCACCAGGACGCCTACGACGTGGGCAAGGTCTACGTGCTGCCCAAGCACCTCGACGAGAAGGTCGCCCGCCTGCAGCTGGTCACGCTCAATGCGCAGCTGACCGAGCTGACCGACGAGCAGGCCGCCTACATCGGCGTGCCGAAGCAGGGCCCTTACAAGCCCGATACGTATCGGTATTGA
- a CDS encoding 5-formyltetrahydrofolate cyclo-ligase encodes MTLTAAPDADARTLLRRRLLAARRDWATTPAAETAQQALADRLQAVLAQLEPQTLGLYWPVKGEFNPRDVALSALSTWHCGLALPFAQRDPVVMTYRPWTGGEPDGVDECGLPSPATTKTVEPDVVLVPCLGFTAAGFRLGYGGGYFDRYLAAHPGVTAIGLAWDEGQLADTDLMPAPHDIPLLAVLTPSGVWGG; translated from the coding sequence ATGACCTTGACCGCTGCCCCCGATGCCGATGCCCGCACCCTGCTGCGCCGCCGCCTGCTGGCGGCGCGGCGCGACTGGGCCACCACCCCGGCCGCCGAAACGGCACAACAGGCCCTGGCCGATCGGCTGCAGGCCGTGCTGGCGCAACTCGAGCCTCAGACCCTGGGTCTGTACTGGCCGGTCAAGGGAGAATTTAACCCAAGGGATGTCGCCTTGTCGGCCCTGTCCACATGGCACTGCGGCCTCGCCCTGCCCTTTGCGCAACGCGATCCGGTGGTCATGACGTATCGCCCCTGGACCGGTGGGGAGCCGGACGGCGTGGATGAATGCGGCCTGCCGAGCCCTGCCACGACGAAGACCGTGGAACCGGACGTGGTGCTGGTGCCCTGCCTGGGCTTCACGGCCGCCGGGTTCCGCCTGGGCTACGGGGGCGGATACTTCGACCGCTACCTGGCTGCGCACCCCGGTGTGACGGCCATTGGCCTCGCATGGGACGAAGGCCAGCTGGCAGACACCGACCTGATGCCGGCCCCGCACGACATCCCGCTGCTGGCGGTGTTGACCCCGTCCGGGGTCTGGGGCGGCTGA
- the metF gene encoding methylenetetrahydrofolate reductase [NAD(P)H]: MTTLTRSQPALPISMEFFPPKTPEGVDKLAAVRQQLYPLKPTYCSVTYGAGGSTQDGTLQTVCAILREGFDAAPHFSCIGASKDGVRAQLQQFKAEGIRRIVALRGDLPSGYGGFGEFRYASDLVAFIRAETGDHFHIEVAAYPEMHPQARNPQADLNAYVTKVKAGANAALTQYFYNSDAYFRFVDEAAALGADIPVIPGIMPITNSSQLLRFSDACGAEIPRWIRSRLEGFGDDKASIQAFGLDVVTDLCDQLRCAGVPGLHFYTMNQAGPVKAICERLGLTPSA; the protein is encoded by the coding sequence ATGACGACCCTGACGCGTTCGCAGCCTGCGCTGCCCATCAGCATGGAGTTCTTCCCGCCCAAGACCCCCGAGGGCGTGGACAAGCTGGCCGCCGTGCGCCAGCAGCTCTATCCACTGAAACCCACTTACTGCTCGGTGACGTATGGTGCCGGCGGCTCCACCCAGGACGGCACGCTGCAGACGGTGTGCGCCATCCTGCGTGAGGGCTTCGATGCCGCGCCGCACTTCTCGTGCATCGGCGCCAGCAAGGACGGCGTGCGCGCCCAGCTGCAGCAGTTCAAGGCCGAAGGCATCCGCCGCATCGTGGCGTTGCGAGGCGACCTGCCCAGCGGCTACGGCGGCTTCGGTGAGTTCCGCTATGCGTCCGACCTGGTGGCCTTCATCCGCGCCGAGACGGGCGACCACTTCCACATCGAAGTGGCCGCCTACCCCGAGATGCACCCGCAGGCCCGCAACCCGCAGGCCGACCTGAATGCCTACGTCACGAAGGTGAAGGCTGGGGCCAACGCCGCGCTCACCCAGTACTTCTACAACAGCGACGCCTACTTCCGCTTCGTGGACGAGGCGGCCGCGCTGGGCGCCGACATCCCGGTGATCCCCGGCATCATGCCGATCACCAACAGCAGCCAGTTGCTGCGGTTCTCGGACGCGTGCGGCGCCGAGATCCCGCGCTGGATCCGCAGCCGGCTCGAAGGCTTCGGCGACGACAAGGCCTCGATCCAGGCCTTCGGCCTCGATGTGGTGACGGACCTGTGCGACCAGCTGCGCTGTGCGGGCGTGCCGGGGCTGCACTTCTACACGATGAACCAGGCCGGCCCGGTCAAGGCCATCTGCGAGCGCCTGGGCCTCACGCCCTCCGCGTGA
- a CDS encoding lytic transglycosylase domain-containing protein — MSTSRQYPSRARRIPLPSARHGGWLAAARLAWAAATAGVLTALGGLTAPAALGGLAAVTPTFAGAQTAAVNDTLILEAREAWRLRDRQRLTSARDGLIATAHPLAPWADYWLYLLRQSEITPVEVDAFLARWPDAYVADRARNDWLLELGRRRDWSTFVRIQPTFRMNDDREVLCLGLLARQQLGIPLEGGDLREQARQAWWTQKDPDQGCDAMAQTLLAAGVLTQADVWVKLRLALEADKFKTVQQSARLLGEPLAQAVARVIGQPAALLMPTAAAAGGTAARGSEAPGAVMGAPGTPARKAPVSKARARNRPAPQPIPLALPEPIEAQLNLLAFIRWAGTDTTAAAAAIQDNTLRQRWHWQPEEAGWAWAQLGRSAAWRLNPEAPAYFQRALTDRGLALGTGGRIPVSWSAETLAWMARAALRAASAGQPAAWAQLEQALDAMAPEQQADPAWAYWRAKALQARAAQASAEPARKELRERARAQLQRVAHPLTFYGQLAAEELHGTPARAPATPAPFTEVELAQARAVPGTDRALRLFDLGWRGEAVREWNYTLTWGKPGGMADRDILTMAELACQREIWDRCINGSERTRNEVSLAQRYPTPFRQDILSAARDVGLDPAYMLGLIRQESRFLVAARSHVGASGLMQVMPATAAWTARKLDIAYQPDLLTDRQTNLRIGAGYLKLVLDDFQGMQALAAAAYNAGPGRPRRWREGPRTEAAAWVENIPFTETRDYVKKVLSNAVVYAHLLHGKPLSLRERLGASVGPRAGTAPPSATDLP; from the coding sequence TTGAGCACGTCCCGACAGTATCCGTCCCGCGCGCGGCGCATCCCGCTTCCCTCTGCCCGGCATGGCGGCTGGTTGGCTGCGGCCCGCCTGGCATGGGCCGCGGCCACGGCCGGCGTGCTGACCGCGCTGGGGGGGCTGACTGCCCCCGCGGCCCTCGGCGGGCTGGCCGCGGTGACGCCCACGTTTGCGGGCGCGCAGACGGCCGCGGTCAACGACACCCTCATCCTCGAGGCGCGCGAAGCCTGGCGCCTGCGGGATCGCCAGCGGCTGACCAGCGCCCGTGACGGCCTGATCGCCACCGCCCATCCACTGGCGCCCTGGGCCGACTACTGGCTGTACCTGCTGCGCCAGTCCGAGATCACCCCGGTCGAGGTCGACGCCTTCCTGGCGCGCTGGCCGGACGCCTACGTGGCCGACCGCGCTCGCAATGACTGGTTGCTGGAGCTGGGGCGGCGGCGGGACTGGTCGACCTTCGTGCGCATCCAGCCCACTTTCCGCATGAACGACGACCGCGAGGTGCTCTGCCTCGGCTTGCTGGCGCGCCAGCAGCTGGGTATCCCGCTGGAGGGCGGCGACCTGCGGGAGCAGGCCCGCCAGGCCTGGTGGACGCAGAAAGACCCGGATCAGGGCTGCGATGCCATGGCCCAGACGCTGCTGGCCGCCGGCGTGCTGACCCAGGCGGACGTGTGGGTGAAACTGCGCCTGGCGCTCGAGGCCGACAAGTTCAAGACGGTGCAGCAGAGTGCCCGCCTGCTGGGTGAGCCGCTGGCGCAGGCGGTGGCGCGGGTGATCGGTCAGCCGGCCGCCCTGCTGATGCCGACTGCGGCCGCAGCAGGCGGAACCGCCGCGCGAGGCAGCGAGGCGCCGGGTGCCGTCATGGGGGCTCCCGGCACGCCTGCACGCAAGGCGCCGGTGTCGAAGGCGCGGGCCCGCAACCGGCCTGCACCTCAGCCCATTCCCCTGGCCTTGCCCGAGCCGATCGAAGCCCAGCTCAACCTGCTGGCCTTCATCCGCTGGGCCGGCACCGACACGACGGCCGCGGCGGCCGCCATCCAGGACAACACGCTCCGACAGCGCTGGCACTGGCAACCCGAAGAAGCCGGCTGGGCATGGGCGCAACTCGGGCGTTCGGCCGCCTGGCGCCTGAACCCGGAGGCCCCGGCGTACTTCCAGCGCGCGCTGACCGACCGCGGCCTGGCCCTCGGGACAGGTGGACGCATCCCCGTGAGCTGGTCGGCCGAGACGCTGGCATGGATGGCCCGGGCTGCCCTGCGTGCGGCCTCGGCGGGCCAGCCTGCGGCGTGGGCCCAGCTCGAGCAGGCCCTGGATGCCATGGCGCCCGAACAGCAGGCCGACCCGGCGTGGGCCTACTGGCGTGCCAAGGCGCTGCAGGCCCGGGCGGCACAGGCCTCGGCCGAGCCGGCCCGCAAGGAGCTGCGCGAGCGGGCCCGCGCGCAGCTGCAGCGCGTGGCGCACCCGCTGACCTTTTACGGTCAGCTGGCGGCCGAAGAGCTGCACGGCACCCCGGCGCGCGCCCCCGCCACCCCGGCGCCGTTCACCGAGGTGGAGCTGGCCCAGGCGCGTGCCGTGCCCGGCACCGACCGCGCGCTGCGCCTGTTCGATCTCGGCTGGCGTGGCGAGGCCGTGCGCGAATGGAACTACACCCTCACCTGGGGCAAGCCCGGTGGCATGGCCGACCGTGACATCCTGACCATGGCCGAACTCGCCTGCCAGCGCGAGATCTGGGACCGCTGCATCAACGGCAGCGAACGCACCCGCAACGAAGTGAGCCTGGCCCAACGCTATCCCACGCCCTTCCGGCAGGACATCCTCTCGGCGGCCCGTGATGTGGGCCTGGACCCCGCCTACATGCTGGGGCTGATCCGGCAGGAGTCACGCTTTCTGGTGGCCGCCCGCTCGCACGTCGGGGCATCGGGGCTGATGCAGGTGATGCCCGCCACCGCCGCCTGGACAGCGCGCAAGCTCGACATCGCCTACCAGCCCGACCTGCTCACCGACAGGCAGACCAATCTGCGCATCGGCGCGGGCTACCTCAAGCTGGTGCTGGACGACTTCCAGGGCATGCAGGCGCTGGCCGCCGCGGCCTACAACGCCGGCCCGGGCCGTCCGCGGCGCTGGCGCGAAGGGCCACGCACCGAGGCCGCGGCCTGGGTCGAGAACATCCCGTTCACCGAAACCCGCGATTACGTCAAGAAGGTGTTGTCCAACGCGGTGGTCTATGCCCACCTGCTGCACGGCAAGCCCCTGTCCCTGCGTGAGCGCCTGGGCGCCAGCGTCGGCCCGCGTGCCGGCACCGCACCGCCCAGCGCCACCGACCTGCCCTGA
- a CDS encoding TlyA family RNA methyltransferase, which translates to MPRADQLLVQQGLVPTRSAAHRLIDASAAQWLGPKGWTTLRKAGEDLPEDAQLRVTNDDELRWVSRAGLKLEGALAHIGLNVAGMTCLDVGQSTGGFTDVLLTQGAARVVGVEVGHGQLHDKLKADDRVACLENVNARELDASPLREHAPTDGFDLIVADLSFIALSKIVPHLGPWLKPGGQVVMLIKPQFEVGKEHVGKGGVVKDPAQHARARDMVRRACTDLGWKVHKGFASPIAGGDGNLEFFIWAQSPVPDQE; encoded by the coding sequence ATGCCACGCGCTGACCAGCTTCTCGTTCAACAAGGGCTCGTGCCCACCCGCTCGGCGGCCCATCGGCTGATCGACGCCAGCGCGGCGCAGTGGCTCGGCCCCAAAGGCTGGACCACGCTGCGCAAGGCGGGCGAAGACCTGCCCGAGGACGCGCAGCTGCGCGTGACCAACGACGACGAGCTGCGCTGGGTGTCCCGCGCCGGCCTCAAGCTCGAAGGCGCCCTGGCGCACATCGGCCTGAACGTGGCGGGCATGACCTGCCTGGACGTGGGCCAGAGCACGGGCGGCTTCACCGACGTGCTGCTGACGCAAGGCGCCGCCCGCGTGGTGGGGGTGGAAGTGGGCCACGGCCAACTCCACGACAAGCTCAAGGCCGACGACCGCGTGGCCTGCCTGGAGAACGTCAACGCCCGCGAGCTGGACGCCAGCCCGCTGCGCGAACACGCCCCGACCGACGGCTTCGACCTGATCGTGGCCGACCTGTCCTTCATCGCGCTCTCCAAGATCGTGCCGCACCTCGGCCCCTGGCTGAAGCCGGGCGGTCAGGTCGTCATGCTCATCAAGCCGCAGTTCGAGGTCGGCAAGGAGCACGTCGGCAAGGGTGGCGTGGTCAAGGACCCGGCTCAGCACGCCCGCGCCCGCGACATGGTGCGCCGTGCCTGCACCGACCTGGGCTGGAAGGTCCACAAGGGCTTTGCCAGCCCGATCGCAGGCGGCGACGGCAACCTCGAGTTCTTCATCTGGGCGCAATCGCCCGTGCCCGACCAAGAGTGA
- a CDS encoding PEP-CTERM sorting domain-containing protein — MHSTLTRLAQAGVAVAALTAGAAVHAAAFTAPTQAVLTLSSDITQLLTGATFSSVGDATYDASSNKLSEAFTAVSLSSPSAADFLGNTSASSGFNLNYKTSVLSITNISYSQASKSLSGTLALDGSVKYTGQLLTSASASVSENFNAALGTGYLSTGQLFLTDGAATAMLSAFGLPTLAFYVNTAKSINFGTFAADVTGPTPAVPEPSTYALMGVGLLGVAVATRRRTR, encoded by the coding sequence ATGCACAGCACCCTGACCCGGCTCGCGCAAGCGGGCGTGGCGGTGGCGGCCCTGACGGCCGGCGCAGCCGTTCATGCGGCGGCCTTCACGGCGCCCACCCAGGCCGTTCTGACCCTCAGCTCCGACATCACGCAACTGCTGACCGGCGCGACCTTCTCGTCGGTCGGCGACGCCACGTACGATGCCAGCTCGAACAAGCTGAGCGAGGCGTTCACGGCCGTTTCCCTCAGCAGCCCCTCGGCGGCGGACTTTCTGGGCAACACCAGCGCCAGTTCGGGCTTCAACCTGAACTACAAGACCTCGGTGCTGAGCATCACCAACATCAGCTACAGCCAGGCGAGCAAGTCGCTCTCCGGCACGCTGGCGCTGGATGGCAGCGTCAAGTACACCGGGCAGCTGCTCACCTCGGCCTCGGCCTCTGTCTCCGAAAACTTCAATGCCGCGCTGGGCACGGGCTACCTGAGCACCGGCCAGCTGTTCCTGACGGATGGCGCGGCCACGGCCATGCTGTCGGCCTTCGGTCTGCCCACGCTGGCCTTCTATGTGAACACCGCCAAGAGCATCAACTTCGGCACGTTCGCGGCCGATGTGACGGGCCCGACCCCGGCGGTGCCGGAGCCCTCGACGTACGCCCTGATGGGCGTGGGCCTGCTGGGCGTGGCCGTGGCCACGCGACGCCGCACCCGCTGA
- a CDS encoding OmpW/AlkL family protein, whose product MSTIFTRSSLIAAVALACAALTPAVSQAAAGDIVVRARALYLEPANESTGPIVPDNAIKVNSKYIWEVDASYFVTNNLALELIATSPQKHTVYAGDAKLGTLRHLPPTLTLQYHFAPDHPTVRPYIGAGVNYTRFSAVKLTYPDGNALKLEESSWGTAFQIGADFPITKELALNVDFKKIDIRADVTHPVAGKAATVKVDPIVFGIGLGYRF is encoded by the coding sequence ATGAGCACCATCTTCACCCGCTCGAGCCTGATCGCCGCAGTTGCCCTGGCCTGCGCCGCCCTGACCCCCGCCGTCTCGCAAGCCGCTGCCGGTGACATCGTGGTGCGTGCCCGCGCGCTGTACCTGGAGCCGGCCAACGAAAGCACCGGCCCCATCGTCCCGGACAACGCCATCAAGGTGAACTCGAAGTACATCTGGGAAGTGGACGCTTCTTACTTCGTCACCAACAATCTTGCATTGGAACTGATCGCCACTTCGCCGCAGAAGCACACTGTTTACGCAGGTGATGCGAAGCTCGGCACCCTGCGCCACTTGCCTCCTACGCTCACGCTGCAATACCACTTCGCGCCTGACCATCCCACCGTGCGCCCCTACATCGGCGCGGGCGTGAACTACACGCGCTTCTCGGCAGTGAAGCTGACTTACCCGGACGGCAACGCTCTCAAGCTGGAAGAGAGCAGCTGGGGGACGGCCTTCCAGATCGGTGCTGACTTCCCGATCACCAAGGAACTCGCGCTTAACGTGGACTTTAAGAAGATCGATATCCGCGCCGATGTGACCCACCCGGTTGCTGGCAAGGCCGCCACCGTGAAGGTTGACCCGATCGTCTTCGGCATCGGCCTCGGCTACCGCTTCTGA
- a CDS encoding GGDEF domain-containing protein: MRRLLTLFHPGSSLDVFRELMGAVAIVAGITHFCLILVFHFTGVRSLALVNIASVLLYVLTGLLLRNGHVRLSMGLMALEIIAHGVLAVQAIGWDSGFHFYIILIIPVLIVNSMLAPAGKTVLVVLTGLLYLLMDWRWRGAAPYMTASQTVVDVLYYFNLTCTLVILALLATIYYRLVTLAHARLQDLARTDPLTQLRNRRAAMEAAQREAARVARGAGQLAVLLGDVDHFKAINDTHGHETGDDALKAVAEVLRAGVRQVDHVARWGGEEFLILLPGTEVPEAMAVAERLRAGVQQLRVAGADGRPLTLAMTVGVSVLVAGDAFDQALARADRALYAGKQAGRNRVVLASSPET, from the coding sequence TTGCGCCGCCTTCTCACCCTCTTTCACCCTGGTTCGTCGCTGGATGTCTTCCGCGAACTCATGGGGGCCGTGGCCATCGTGGCGGGGATCACCCATTTCTGCCTGATCCTGGTCTTCCATTTCACCGGGGTGCGATCGCTGGCGCTGGTCAACATCGCCAGCGTCCTGCTGTACGTGCTGACCGGCCTGCTGCTGCGCAACGGGCACGTCCGCCTGTCGATGGGGTTGATGGCGCTGGAAATCATCGCCCACGGCGTGCTGGCGGTGCAGGCCATCGGCTGGGACAGCGGCTTTCACTTCTACATCATCCTCATCATCCCGGTGCTCATCGTGAACTCGATGCTGGCGCCCGCCGGGAAGACGGTGCTGGTGGTGCTCACCGGGCTGCTCTATCTGCTGATGGACTGGCGCTGGCGCGGGGCGGCGCCCTACATGACCGCGTCCCAGACGGTGGTCGACGTCCTGTACTACTTCAACCTCACCTGCACCCTCGTCATCCTGGCCCTGCTGGCCACCATCTACTACCGGCTGGTGACCCTGGCCCACGCCCGCCTGCAGGATCTGGCGCGCACCGACCCGCTCACGCAGTTGCGCAACCGGCGGGCCGCGATGGAGGCCGCCCAACGCGAGGCCGCGCGGGTGGCCCGCGGCGCGGGGCAGCTGGCGGTGCTGCTGGGCGATGTCGATCACTTCAAGGCGATCAACGACACCCATGGCCATGAGACCGGTGACGACGCCCTCAAGGCCGTGGCCGAGGTGCTGCGCGCCGGGGTGCGCCAGGTCGACCATGTGGCCCGCTGGGGCGGCGAGGAGTTCCTGATCCTGCTGCCCGGCACCGAGGTGCCGGAGGCGATGGCGGTGGCCGAGCGCCTGCGGGCCGGCGTCCAGCAGTTGCGCGTGGCGGGCGCCGACGGCCGCCCCCTGACCCTGGCCATGACGGTGGGGGTCAGCGTGCTGGTGGCCGGTGACGCCTTCGACCAGGCCCTGGCCCGCGCAGACCGTGCGCTCTATGCGGGCAAACAGGCCGGCCGCAATCGCGTCGTCCTCGCGTCGTCGCCCGAAACCTGA